Part of the Nicotiana sylvestris chromosome 5, ASM39365v2, whole genome shotgun sequence genome is shown below.
ATCTTCACCACTATCTTAGTTTCCCCCATTTTCTATATCCTCTCTTTTGTATCTGACTTCAACTTCCTCCGCCCTGAAGAAACCGAAAAGAACGTAGCTGTAGCTGTAAATGCTGCTGCTACAGTACCTTCAAAAGTAGTACATGGAAGTACTTTACTGCTCAAGAAATTTGGTGTTGGAATTCTTGGAGCTGCTTATGTTGGAATGGTTTTGACAACGTTGTTGATTTTGTCGGGGGTTCTGGGATTTGGGTTAGTGAGAATGTGGGCGGAAGAGCCTGTGGTATTGAGAGAGAAGCTGTATTTTGATTATGCAGATGTTTATCCTAAGGCTGTTTTTTCTTTTGCTGAATATGGTCTGGAGAATTATAACCATAATTTTATGATGTTGAAGCAGAAGAAGAATTTTGGTGTGCCAGTTGGGCATACAATGTATGTTTCTTTGTTTCTACTGATGCCTGAATCTGATTTCAACAGAGATATTGGTGTTTTCCAGGTATAATATTGGATGAACATTCAGTCGATTTGTGAGTAGGATACAAACTTGATATTACTTAATAGCCTATCAAACAAACATGTGTAGTTTCTTGATGATGAACTAAAGATGGTTCCAATGTATTGAGAGTCACTAGACTTGCATCATTtggtatgtgtgtgtgtgttgtgggGGATGAATTATCTTTTGTTGGTTATAGGAAGGAAATTAGGGATCAATGTCCAATTTAGAAACTTTATTCAGTCAAACCTCTTTGTAACAAACTCAGGATTTTTTCCTTGTTATAGCAAGGTGATGTTATAGAGAACATCTATTATAAAATTAGTACCATAAAATACTTGGTTGTTTTAGTGAATAGTTATTATATAGCGATATTATTACAGGGAGGCCTTGAGTGTATTAACTGTTCTTTTAAATACTCTTCTATTAGAGGATGTGGAGTCAAAGTGATTGGACATTGTTAGGTGCTTGATGCGCATCAATTTTTGGTTAGCTTTATTTATGTTAATAGCAATGAGTCTATTGACAGTGTTAACAATAGTAAATTTCCTATGATAGGCAATAATTGATAACCCGGTGAAAAGGATAATCAACTTGTTATCACATCACATGTTAACTTACACTAACAGTGAAAGACAATTATATACTATCGGGAGTACGTTTTCCCAATAGCAATAGCCAAGTGAATTCAGTTAAATTCCTAACAAGATTAAATTCCTCTTCTAGGGGCATGTATTAAGGGCATATACGCGTAATTAAGTTATTCCGATGTTTATTATCTGTAAAATGCTTCAACTCTGTATTTTCATTAACATTAGATGTGGAAGTCTCAGTTGCCTGTCTCTCTTGCTAAAGAACAAAAGAGCTATTGAACATCCACCATTCTTTAGGTATTCATAACTCTCTAATCAGTTGGTTGCAGAAGCGTTATCAGCCGAGGGGATCATAATGGCAAGATCAAGTCATCCATGTATGTTGCGATTCAGAAGCCTGCCAATCCGTCTCATGCGAGAATTTATTATGAGTGTGCCCCTAGTACTTGGACTTACAGCTGAAACACAAAGGATGATCATTCCAATGTTAAAGCATAAGGAAGGTATTCCAAGAACAGAGGCAATCAAAATAACTATGATACCTCGAGCTGGAACGCTAGCCCTGCCGCAGCTTTATCAATCGGAGATCATATTGAAGTCTCATCCTCCTTGGTATAAAGACTTGGCATACAAGTGGAAATGGACATTCTCCGTCTGGACCTCTATGTATATGTATGTTACACTGCTCATAATTCTACTCAACTGGTGCAGACCGCTCGTATTTCCAGTGATCGCAACAAGCTTTAGGACACGCGTTGATGAGAGTTTAACAGTGGAAGCATCAGAAGAACCACAAGAGAAAGCTCGAGAAGAAAGTGATGTGTCGGAGTCGGTAAGAAGATGGCGGCAGAGCAGAAGAAAGAGGAAGGCAATGCTTCAACAGAGTGTCTCGCCAGAGTTCGCGGATGATTCTGCATCAAGCATTTCTGTGACTAGGGAGGATACAGCTGAGTCAAGCGAGTAATATGCCAGGAGTTGAAGATTTTTAGAAGTGAAACTCGAGGATAGACTGCTCTTTATAGCATTAGTTACAAGAGAGAGTGCTGTTTAAGTAGTTGTTTAGGCTTTAGCATACATACCTGGATCTGTTCTGTTCGACAGTCAAAAGTTCTTCTTATAGATTTAAGTTAACAAGGTCAATTTTGGACTCAATCAGGACTATTGTGCTGAACTAATTGTACACTCAGAGATGCAGACGCTTACTTTATCTCTTGTATAATTTGAATGACTTAAAAACATTTTCCTCCGCAATATTTATTGGTACGTAAGTATACGAAAGATCTCAAAATTTCTGTCGCTTTTAAAAACTGTCTTCCCGAGGGATGTGTTCTATACCCATAACATATTCGCAGAAAAGCAACGGACACCAATTCCGGTTTAATATTAAAAGTTGCAAAGCACCAAACAAGAAGCTATCTTATTGAGTCTCGACAGAAAGCCACA
Proteins encoded:
- the LOC104249909 gene encoding seipin-1 isoform X2 is translated as MEEKDELEEEEEYVDDEIKNNLPVQNSSSISWFTKMISLQVEIFTTILVSPIFYILSFVSDFNFLRPEETEKNVAVAVNAAATVPSKVVHGSTLLLKKFGVGILGAAYVGMVLTTLLILSGVLGFGLVRMWAEEPVVLREKLYFDYADVYPKAVFSFAEYGLENYNHNFMMLKQKKNFGVPVGHTMYVSLFLLMPESDFNRDIGVFQKRYQPRGS
- the LOC104249909 gene encoding seipin-1 isoform X1, producing MEEKDELEEEEEYVDDEIKNNLPVQNSSSISWFTKMISLQVEIFTTILVSPIFYILSFVSDFNFLRPEETEKNVAVAVNAAATVPSKVVHGSTLLLKKFGVGILGAAYVGMVLTTLLILSGVLGFGLVRMWAEEPVVLREKLYFDYADVYPKAVFSFAEYGLENYNHNFMMLKQKKNFGVPVGHTMYVSLFLLMPESDFNRDIGVFQLVAEALSAEGIIMARSSHPCMLRFRSLPIRLMREFIMSVPLVLGLTAETQRMIIPMLKHKEGIPRTEAIKITMIPRAGTLALPQLYQSEIILKSHPPWYKDLAYKWKWTFSVWTSMYMYVTLLIILLNWCRPLVFPVIATSFRTRVDESLTVEASEEPQEKAREESDVSESVRRWRQSRRKRKAMLQQSVSPEFADDSASSISVTREDTAESSE